From Diceros bicornis minor isolate mBicDic1 chromosome 17, mDicBic1.mat.cur, whole genome shotgun sequence, the proteins below share one genomic window:
- the LOC131415877 gene encoding solute carrier family 26 member 10-like isoform X2, with protein MSGLLGARTCPGPGEASDLKSPLGAKFREPLTEGRFQQLFGDAEQEPELPAEARLTRLWRWRARACSGPGAWRLLLARLPPLRWLPRYRWRAWLLGDAVAGVTVGIVHVPQGMAFALLTSVPPVFGLYTSFFPVLIYTLLGTGRHLSTGTFAVLSLMTGSAVERLVPEPLGRNLSGIEREQLDAQRVGAAAAVAFGSGALMLGMFALQLGVLATFLSEPVVKALTSGAALHVLVSQLPSLLGLPLPRQIGCFALFKTLAAVLMALPRSSPAELTISALSLALLLPVKELNVRFRDRLPTPIPGEIVMVLLASVLCFTSSLDTRYNVQIVGLLPGGFPQPLLPNLAALPRILADSLPMALVTFAVSASLASIYADKYSYTIDSNQELLAHGVSNLISSLFSCFPNSATLATTSLLVDAGGNTQLAGLFSCAIVLSVLLWLGPFFYYLPKAVLACINISSMRQMFFQMQELPQLWRISRVDFAVWMVTWVAVVTLSVDLGLAIGVVFSMMTVVCRTQRVRCLALGLAEGTELYRPLRENHKVPGLCILSYPTPLYFGTRGQFRHNLEWHLGLGEGGKETPKTDGPPDAVAEPVRVVVLDCSGVTFADAAGAREVVQLASRCQDAGIHLLLAHCNVSVLGTLTQAGLLDRVTPEQLFVSVQDAAAHALERLEHTGPKTCTVWV; from the exons ATGAGTGGGCTGTTGGGTGCCAGGACCTGCCCAGGCCCGGGAGAGGCCTCTGACCTCAAGTCCCCCCTGGGCGCCAAGTTCAGGGAACCTCTCACCGAGGGCCGCTTCCAGCAGCTCTTCGGGGATGCAGAGCAGGAACCGGAGCTCCCGGCGGAGGCCCGCTTGACCCGGCTGTGGAGGTGGCGTGCCCGCGCCTGTTCCGGACCGGGGGCGTGGCGCCTGCTGCTGGCGCGGCTGCCCCCGCTGCGCTGGCTGCCCCGCTACCGCTGGCGGGCCTGGCTGCTCGGGGATGCGGTGGCCGGAGTGACCGTGGGCATCGTGCACGTGCCCCAGG GCATGGCTTTTGCCCTCCTGACTTCCGTGCCCCCAGTTTTCGGACTCTACACTTCTTTCTTTCCCGTCCTCATCTACACTTTGTTGGGTACTGGGAGACACCTGTCCACAG GAACTTTCGCCGTGCTCAGCCTCATGACGGGCTCGGCCGTGGAGCGGCTGGTCCCCGAACCCCTTGGGAGGAACCTGAGCGGAATCGAGAGGGAACAGTTGGACGCTCAGCGGGTGGGAGCGGCTGCGGCCGTGGCCTTCGGGAGCGGGGCGCTGATG CTGGGGATGTTCGCGCTGCAGCTCGGCGTCCTGGCCACCTTTCTGTCCGAGCCTGTGGTCAAAGCGCTGACCAGCGGGGCCGCGCTGCACGTGCTCGTGTCCCAACTGCCGAGCCTTTTGGGGTTGCCCCTCCCGCGCCAGATCGGCTGCTTCGCTCTCTTCAAG ACGCTGGCCGCCGTGCTGATGGCGCTGCCCCGGAGCAGTCCGGCCGAACTGACCATCTCGGCGCTCAGCCTGGCGCTGCTCTTGCCGGTCAAAGAATTGAACGTGAGGTTCCGAGACAGGCTCCCCACTCCGATCCCGGGGGAAATCGTCATG GTGCTTCTGGCCTCCGTGCTCTGCTTCACTTCTTCTCTGGACACGAGATACAACGTCCAGATAGTGGGGCTGCTTCCTGGAGG ATTTCCCCAACCTCTCCTCCCCAACCTGGCTGCGCTGCCCAGGATTCTGGCCGACTCATTGCCCATGGCACTGGTTACTTTTGCTGTGTCCGCCTCCCTGGCCTCCATCTATGCAGACAAGTATAGCTACACTATTGACTCCAACCAG gagctcttggCACATGGTGTCTCCAACCTcatctcctccctcttctcttgcTTTCCCAACTCCGCCACATTGGCCACGACCAGCCTCCTGGTGGATGCTGGTGGGAACACACAG CTGGCCGGCCTCTTCTCCTGTGCCATCGTCCTGTCAGTGCTGCTGTGGCTGGGGCCCTTCTTCTACTATCTGCCCAag GCTGTCCTGGCCTGCATCAACATCTCCAGCATGCGCCAGATGTTTTTCCAGATGCAGGAGCTTCCACAACTATGGCGCATCAGCCGTGTGGACTTT GCTGTGTGGATGGTCACATGGGTGGCTGTAGTGACCCTGAGTGTGGACCTGGGCTTGGCCATAGGTGTGGTCTTCTCCATGATGACTGTGGTCTGCCGCACCCAGAG GGTGCGGTGCCTGGCACTTGGACTGGCTGAGGGGACGGAGCTCTACAGGCCACTCAGAGAGAACCACAAG GTCCCGGGGCTCTGCATCCTGAGCTATCCAACACCGCTCTACTTTGGGACCCGTGGGCAGTTTCGGCACAACCTGGAGTGGCATCTGGGGCTTGGAGAAGGAGGCAAG GAGACTCCAAAGACAGATGGCCCGCCTGATGCAG TTGCTGAGCCTGTCAGAGTGGTGGTCCTAGACTGCAGTGGCGTCACCTTTGCAGATGCTGCTGGGGCCAGAGAAGTGGTACAG CTGGCCAGCCGATGCCAAGATGCTGGGATCCATCTTCTCCTGGCTCACTGTAATG TCTCAGTGCTGGGGACACTGACCCAGGCAGGACTCCTGGACAGAGTGACCCCAGAACAGCTGTTTGTGAGTGTCCAGGATGCAGCTGCTCACGCCCTGGAGAGACTG GAGCACACTGGTCCAAAGACCTGCACAGTGTGGGTCTGA
- the LOC131415877 gene encoding solute carrier family 26 member 10-like isoform X3 — protein MSGLLGARTCPGPGEASDLKSPLGAKFREPLTEGRFQQLFGDAEQEPELPAEARLTRLWRWRARACSGPGAWRLLLARLPPLRWLPRYRWRAWLLGDAVAGVTVGIVHVPQGTFAVLSLMTGSAVERLVPEPLGRNLSGIEREQLDAQRVGAAAAVAFGSGALMLGMFALQLGVLATFLSEPVVKALTSGAALHVLVSQLPSLLGLPLPRQIGCFALFKTLAAVLMALPRSSPAELTISALSLALLLPVKELNVRFRDRLPTPIPGEIVMVLLASVLCFTSSLDTRYNVQIVGLLPGGFPQPLLPNLAALPRILADSLPMALVTFAVSASLASIYADKYSYTIDSNQELLAHGVSNLISSLFSCFPNSATLATTSLLVDAGGNTQLAGLFSCAIVLSVLLWLGPFFYYLPKAVLACINISSMRQMFFQMQELPQLWRISRVDFAVWMVTWVAVVTLSVDLGLAIGVVFSMMTVVCRTQRVRCLALGLAEGTELYRPLRENHKLLQVPGLCILSYPTPLYFGTRGQFRHNLEWHLGLGEGGKETPKTDGPPDAVAEPVRVVVLDCSGVTFADAAGAREVVQLASRCQDAGIHLLLAHCNVSVLGTLTQAGLLDRVTPEQLFVSVQDAAAHALERLEHTGPKTCTVWV, from the exons ATGAGTGGGCTGTTGGGTGCCAGGACCTGCCCAGGCCCGGGAGAGGCCTCTGACCTCAAGTCCCCCCTGGGCGCCAAGTTCAGGGAACCTCTCACCGAGGGCCGCTTCCAGCAGCTCTTCGGGGATGCAGAGCAGGAACCGGAGCTCCCGGCGGAGGCCCGCTTGACCCGGCTGTGGAGGTGGCGTGCCCGCGCCTGTTCCGGACCGGGGGCGTGGCGCCTGCTGCTGGCGCGGCTGCCCCCGCTGCGCTGGCTGCCCCGCTACCGCTGGCGGGCCTGGCTGCTCGGGGATGCGGTGGCCGGAGTGACCGTGGGCATCGTGCACGTGCCCCAGG GAACTTTCGCCGTGCTCAGCCTCATGACGGGCTCGGCCGTGGAGCGGCTGGTCCCCGAACCCCTTGGGAGGAACCTGAGCGGAATCGAGAGGGAACAGTTGGACGCTCAGCGGGTGGGAGCGGCTGCGGCCGTGGCCTTCGGGAGCGGGGCGCTGATG CTGGGGATGTTCGCGCTGCAGCTCGGCGTCCTGGCCACCTTTCTGTCCGAGCCTGTGGTCAAAGCGCTGACCAGCGGGGCCGCGCTGCACGTGCTCGTGTCCCAACTGCCGAGCCTTTTGGGGTTGCCCCTCCCGCGCCAGATCGGCTGCTTCGCTCTCTTCAAG ACGCTGGCCGCCGTGCTGATGGCGCTGCCCCGGAGCAGTCCGGCCGAACTGACCATCTCGGCGCTCAGCCTGGCGCTGCTCTTGCCGGTCAAAGAATTGAACGTGAGGTTCCGAGACAGGCTCCCCACTCCGATCCCGGGGGAAATCGTCATG GTGCTTCTGGCCTCCGTGCTCTGCTTCACTTCTTCTCTGGACACGAGATACAACGTCCAGATAGTGGGGCTGCTTCCTGGAGG ATTTCCCCAACCTCTCCTCCCCAACCTGGCTGCGCTGCCCAGGATTCTGGCCGACTCATTGCCCATGGCACTGGTTACTTTTGCTGTGTCCGCCTCCCTGGCCTCCATCTATGCAGACAAGTATAGCTACACTATTGACTCCAACCAG gagctcttggCACATGGTGTCTCCAACCTcatctcctccctcttctcttgcTTTCCCAACTCCGCCACATTGGCCACGACCAGCCTCCTGGTGGATGCTGGTGGGAACACACAG CTGGCCGGCCTCTTCTCCTGTGCCATCGTCCTGTCAGTGCTGCTGTGGCTGGGGCCCTTCTTCTACTATCTGCCCAag GCTGTCCTGGCCTGCATCAACATCTCCAGCATGCGCCAGATGTTTTTCCAGATGCAGGAGCTTCCACAACTATGGCGCATCAGCCGTGTGGACTTT GCTGTGTGGATGGTCACATGGGTGGCTGTAGTGACCCTGAGTGTGGACCTGGGCTTGGCCATAGGTGTGGTCTTCTCCATGATGACTGTGGTCTGCCGCACCCAGAG GGTGCGGTGCCTGGCACTTGGACTGGCTGAGGGGACGGAGCTCTACAGGCCACTCAGAGAGAACCACAAG CTCCTCCAGGTCCCGGGGCTCTGCATCCTGAGCTATCCAACACCGCTCTACTTTGGGACCCGTGGGCAGTTTCGGCACAACCTGGAGTGGCATCTGGGGCTTGGAGAAGGAGGCAAG GAGACTCCAAAGACAGATGGCCCGCCTGATGCAG TTGCTGAGCCTGTCAGAGTGGTGGTCCTAGACTGCAGTGGCGTCACCTTTGCAGATGCTGCTGGGGCCAGAGAAGTGGTACAG CTGGCCAGCCGATGCCAAGATGCTGGGATCCATCTTCTCCTGGCTCACTGTAATG TCTCAGTGCTGGGGACACTGACCCAGGCAGGACTCCTGGACAGAGTGACCCCAGAACAGCTGTTTGTGAGTGTCCAGGATGCAGCTGCTCACGCCCTGGAGAGACTG GAGCACACTGGTCCAAAGACCTGCACAGTGTGGGTCTGA
- the LOC131415877 gene encoding solute carrier family 26 member 10-like isoform X1, translating into MSGLLGARTCPGPGEASDLKSPLGAKFREPLTEGRFQQLFGDAEQEPELPAEARLTRLWRWRARACSGPGAWRLLLARLPPLRWLPRYRWRAWLLGDAVAGVTVGIVHVPQGMAFALLTSVPPVFGLYTSFFPVLIYTLLGTGRHLSTGTFAVLSLMTGSAVERLVPEPLGRNLSGIEREQLDAQRVGAAAAVAFGSGALMLGMFALQLGVLATFLSEPVVKALTSGAALHVLVSQLPSLLGLPLPRQIGCFALFKTLAAVLMALPRSSPAELTISALSLALLLPVKELNVRFRDRLPTPIPGEIVMVLLASVLCFTSSLDTRYNVQIVGLLPGGFPQPLLPNLAALPRILADSLPMALVTFAVSASLASIYADKYSYTIDSNQELLAHGVSNLISSLFSCFPNSATLATTSLLVDAGGNTQLAGLFSCAIVLSVLLWLGPFFYYLPKAVLACINISSMRQMFFQMQELPQLWRISRVDFAVWMVTWVAVVTLSVDLGLAIGVVFSMMTVVCRTQRVRCLALGLAEGTELYRPLRENHKLLQVPGLCILSYPTPLYFGTRGQFRHNLEWHLGLGEGGKETPKTDGPPDAVAEPVRVVVLDCSGVTFADAAGAREVVQLASRCQDAGIHLLLAHCNVSVLGTLTQAGLLDRVTPEQLFVSVQDAAAHALERLEHTGPKTCTVWV; encoded by the exons ATGAGTGGGCTGTTGGGTGCCAGGACCTGCCCAGGCCCGGGAGAGGCCTCTGACCTCAAGTCCCCCCTGGGCGCCAAGTTCAGGGAACCTCTCACCGAGGGCCGCTTCCAGCAGCTCTTCGGGGATGCAGAGCAGGAACCGGAGCTCCCGGCGGAGGCCCGCTTGACCCGGCTGTGGAGGTGGCGTGCCCGCGCCTGTTCCGGACCGGGGGCGTGGCGCCTGCTGCTGGCGCGGCTGCCCCCGCTGCGCTGGCTGCCCCGCTACCGCTGGCGGGCCTGGCTGCTCGGGGATGCGGTGGCCGGAGTGACCGTGGGCATCGTGCACGTGCCCCAGG GCATGGCTTTTGCCCTCCTGACTTCCGTGCCCCCAGTTTTCGGACTCTACACTTCTTTCTTTCCCGTCCTCATCTACACTTTGTTGGGTACTGGGAGACACCTGTCCACAG GAACTTTCGCCGTGCTCAGCCTCATGACGGGCTCGGCCGTGGAGCGGCTGGTCCCCGAACCCCTTGGGAGGAACCTGAGCGGAATCGAGAGGGAACAGTTGGACGCTCAGCGGGTGGGAGCGGCTGCGGCCGTGGCCTTCGGGAGCGGGGCGCTGATG CTGGGGATGTTCGCGCTGCAGCTCGGCGTCCTGGCCACCTTTCTGTCCGAGCCTGTGGTCAAAGCGCTGACCAGCGGGGCCGCGCTGCACGTGCTCGTGTCCCAACTGCCGAGCCTTTTGGGGTTGCCCCTCCCGCGCCAGATCGGCTGCTTCGCTCTCTTCAAG ACGCTGGCCGCCGTGCTGATGGCGCTGCCCCGGAGCAGTCCGGCCGAACTGACCATCTCGGCGCTCAGCCTGGCGCTGCTCTTGCCGGTCAAAGAATTGAACGTGAGGTTCCGAGACAGGCTCCCCACTCCGATCCCGGGGGAAATCGTCATG GTGCTTCTGGCCTCCGTGCTCTGCTTCACTTCTTCTCTGGACACGAGATACAACGTCCAGATAGTGGGGCTGCTTCCTGGAGG ATTTCCCCAACCTCTCCTCCCCAACCTGGCTGCGCTGCCCAGGATTCTGGCCGACTCATTGCCCATGGCACTGGTTACTTTTGCTGTGTCCGCCTCCCTGGCCTCCATCTATGCAGACAAGTATAGCTACACTATTGACTCCAACCAG gagctcttggCACATGGTGTCTCCAACCTcatctcctccctcttctcttgcTTTCCCAACTCCGCCACATTGGCCACGACCAGCCTCCTGGTGGATGCTGGTGGGAACACACAG CTGGCCGGCCTCTTCTCCTGTGCCATCGTCCTGTCAGTGCTGCTGTGGCTGGGGCCCTTCTTCTACTATCTGCCCAag GCTGTCCTGGCCTGCATCAACATCTCCAGCATGCGCCAGATGTTTTTCCAGATGCAGGAGCTTCCACAACTATGGCGCATCAGCCGTGTGGACTTT GCTGTGTGGATGGTCACATGGGTGGCTGTAGTGACCCTGAGTGTGGACCTGGGCTTGGCCATAGGTGTGGTCTTCTCCATGATGACTGTGGTCTGCCGCACCCAGAG GGTGCGGTGCCTGGCACTTGGACTGGCTGAGGGGACGGAGCTCTACAGGCCACTCAGAGAGAACCACAAG CTCCTCCAGGTCCCGGGGCTCTGCATCCTGAGCTATCCAACACCGCTCTACTTTGGGACCCGTGGGCAGTTTCGGCACAACCTGGAGTGGCATCTGGGGCTTGGAGAAGGAGGCAAG GAGACTCCAAAGACAGATGGCCCGCCTGATGCAG TTGCTGAGCCTGTCAGAGTGGTGGTCCTAGACTGCAGTGGCGTCACCTTTGCAGATGCTGCTGGGGCCAGAGAAGTGGTACAG CTGGCCAGCCGATGCCAAGATGCTGGGATCCATCTTCTCCTGGCTCACTGTAATG TCTCAGTGCTGGGGACACTGACCCAGGCAGGACTCCTGGACAGAGTGACCCCAGAACAGCTGTTTGTGAGTGTCCAGGATGCAGCTGCTCACGCCCTGGAGAGACTG GAGCACACTGGTCCAAAGACCTGCACAGTGTGGGTCTGA
- the LOC131415877 gene encoding solute carrier family 26 member 10-like isoform X5: MAFALLTSVPPVFGLYTSFFPVLIYTLLGTGRHLSTGTFAVLSLMTGSAVERLVPEPLGRNLSGIEREQLDAQRVGAAAAVAFGSGALMLGMFALQLGVLATFLSEPVVKALTSGAALHVLVSQLPSLLGLPLPRQIGCFALFKTLAAVLMALPRSSPAELTISALSLALLLPVKELNVRFRDRLPTPIPGEIVMVLLASVLCFTSSLDTRYNVQIVGLLPGGFPQPLLPNLAALPRILADSLPMALVTFAVSASLASIYADKYSYTIDSNQELLAHGVSNLISSLFSCFPNSATLATTSLLVDAGGNTQLAGLFSCAIVLSVLLWLGPFFYYLPKAVLACINISSMRQMFFQMQELPQLWRISRVDFAVWMVTWVAVVTLSVDLGLAIGVVFSMMTVVCRTQRVRCLALGLAEGTELYRPLRENHKLLQVPGLCILSYPTPLYFGTRGQFRHNLEWHLGLGEGGKETPKTDGPPDAVAEPVRVVVLDCSGVTFADAAGAREVVQLASRCQDAGIHLLLAHCNVSVLGTLTQAGLLDRVTPEQLFVSVQDAAAHALERLEHTGPKTCTVWV; encoded by the exons ATGGCTTTTGCCCTCCTGACTTCCGTGCCCCCAGTTTTCGGACTCTACACTTCTTTCTTTCCCGTCCTCATCTACACTTTGTTGGGTACTGGGAGACACCTGTCCACAG GAACTTTCGCCGTGCTCAGCCTCATGACGGGCTCGGCCGTGGAGCGGCTGGTCCCCGAACCCCTTGGGAGGAACCTGAGCGGAATCGAGAGGGAACAGTTGGACGCTCAGCGGGTGGGAGCGGCTGCGGCCGTGGCCTTCGGGAGCGGGGCGCTGATG CTGGGGATGTTCGCGCTGCAGCTCGGCGTCCTGGCCACCTTTCTGTCCGAGCCTGTGGTCAAAGCGCTGACCAGCGGGGCCGCGCTGCACGTGCTCGTGTCCCAACTGCCGAGCCTTTTGGGGTTGCCCCTCCCGCGCCAGATCGGCTGCTTCGCTCTCTTCAAG ACGCTGGCCGCCGTGCTGATGGCGCTGCCCCGGAGCAGTCCGGCCGAACTGACCATCTCGGCGCTCAGCCTGGCGCTGCTCTTGCCGGTCAAAGAATTGAACGTGAGGTTCCGAGACAGGCTCCCCACTCCGATCCCGGGGGAAATCGTCATG GTGCTTCTGGCCTCCGTGCTCTGCTTCACTTCTTCTCTGGACACGAGATACAACGTCCAGATAGTGGGGCTGCTTCCTGGAGG ATTTCCCCAACCTCTCCTCCCCAACCTGGCTGCGCTGCCCAGGATTCTGGCCGACTCATTGCCCATGGCACTGGTTACTTTTGCTGTGTCCGCCTCCCTGGCCTCCATCTATGCAGACAAGTATAGCTACACTATTGACTCCAACCAG gagctcttggCACATGGTGTCTCCAACCTcatctcctccctcttctcttgcTTTCCCAACTCCGCCACATTGGCCACGACCAGCCTCCTGGTGGATGCTGGTGGGAACACACAG CTGGCCGGCCTCTTCTCCTGTGCCATCGTCCTGTCAGTGCTGCTGTGGCTGGGGCCCTTCTTCTACTATCTGCCCAag GCTGTCCTGGCCTGCATCAACATCTCCAGCATGCGCCAGATGTTTTTCCAGATGCAGGAGCTTCCACAACTATGGCGCATCAGCCGTGTGGACTTT GCTGTGTGGATGGTCACATGGGTGGCTGTAGTGACCCTGAGTGTGGACCTGGGCTTGGCCATAGGTGTGGTCTTCTCCATGATGACTGTGGTCTGCCGCACCCAGAG GGTGCGGTGCCTGGCACTTGGACTGGCTGAGGGGACGGAGCTCTACAGGCCACTCAGAGAGAACCACAAG CTCCTCCAGGTCCCGGGGCTCTGCATCCTGAGCTATCCAACACCGCTCTACTTTGGGACCCGTGGGCAGTTTCGGCACAACCTGGAGTGGCATCTGGGGCTTGGAGAAGGAGGCAAG GAGACTCCAAAGACAGATGGCCCGCCTGATGCAG TTGCTGAGCCTGTCAGAGTGGTGGTCCTAGACTGCAGTGGCGTCACCTTTGCAGATGCTGCTGGGGCCAGAGAAGTGGTACAG CTGGCCAGCCGATGCCAAGATGCTGGGATCCATCTTCTCCTGGCTCACTGTAATG TCTCAGTGCTGGGGACACTGACCCAGGCAGGACTCCTGGACAGAGTGACCCCAGAACAGCTGTTTGTGAGTGTCCAGGATGCAGCTGCTCACGCCCTGGAGAGACTG GAGCACACTGGTCCAAAGACCTGCACAGTGTGGGTCTGA
- the LOC131415877 gene encoding solute carrier family 26 member 10-like isoform X4 gives MRSSSGNWREAPSLAPRTRPTRICDPARPTTSHRGMAFALLTSVPPVFGLYTSFFPVLIYTLLGTGRHLSTGTFAVLSLMTGSAVERLVPEPLGRNLSGIEREQLDAQRVGAAAAVAFGSGALMLGMFALQLGVLATFLSEPVVKALTSGAALHVLVSQLPSLLGLPLPRQIGCFALFKTLAAVLMALPRSSPAELTISALSLALLLPVKELNVRFRDRLPTPIPGEIVMVLLASVLCFTSSLDTRYNVQIVGLLPGGFPQPLLPNLAALPRILADSLPMALVTFAVSASLASIYADKYSYTIDSNQELLAHGVSNLISSLFSCFPNSATLATTSLLVDAGGNTQLAGLFSCAIVLSVLLWLGPFFYYLPKAVLACINISSMRQMFFQMQELPQLWRISRVDFAVWMVTWVAVVTLSVDLGLAIGVVFSMMTVVCRTQRVRCLALGLAEGTELYRPLRENHKLLQVPGLCILSYPTPLYFGTRGQFRHNLEWHLGLGEGGKETPKTDGPPDAVAEPVRVVVLDCSGVTFADAAGAREVVQLASRCQDAGIHLLLAHCNVSVLGTLTQAGLLDRVTPEQLFVSVQDAAAHALERLEHTGPKTCTVWV, from the exons ATGCGTTCCAGCTCAGGGAACTGGAGAGAAGCACCAAGCCTGGCCCCCAGGACTCGGCCGACACGGATCTGTGACCCTGCCCGCCCCACGACCTCCCACCGAG GCATGGCTTTTGCCCTCCTGACTTCCGTGCCCCCAGTTTTCGGACTCTACACTTCTTTCTTTCCCGTCCTCATCTACACTTTGTTGGGTACTGGGAGACACCTGTCCACAG GAACTTTCGCCGTGCTCAGCCTCATGACGGGCTCGGCCGTGGAGCGGCTGGTCCCCGAACCCCTTGGGAGGAACCTGAGCGGAATCGAGAGGGAACAGTTGGACGCTCAGCGGGTGGGAGCGGCTGCGGCCGTGGCCTTCGGGAGCGGGGCGCTGATG CTGGGGATGTTCGCGCTGCAGCTCGGCGTCCTGGCCACCTTTCTGTCCGAGCCTGTGGTCAAAGCGCTGACCAGCGGGGCCGCGCTGCACGTGCTCGTGTCCCAACTGCCGAGCCTTTTGGGGTTGCCCCTCCCGCGCCAGATCGGCTGCTTCGCTCTCTTCAAG ACGCTGGCCGCCGTGCTGATGGCGCTGCCCCGGAGCAGTCCGGCCGAACTGACCATCTCGGCGCTCAGCCTGGCGCTGCTCTTGCCGGTCAAAGAATTGAACGTGAGGTTCCGAGACAGGCTCCCCACTCCGATCCCGGGGGAAATCGTCATG GTGCTTCTGGCCTCCGTGCTCTGCTTCACTTCTTCTCTGGACACGAGATACAACGTCCAGATAGTGGGGCTGCTTCCTGGAGG ATTTCCCCAACCTCTCCTCCCCAACCTGGCTGCGCTGCCCAGGATTCTGGCCGACTCATTGCCCATGGCACTGGTTACTTTTGCTGTGTCCGCCTCCCTGGCCTCCATCTATGCAGACAAGTATAGCTACACTATTGACTCCAACCAG gagctcttggCACATGGTGTCTCCAACCTcatctcctccctcttctcttgcTTTCCCAACTCCGCCACATTGGCCACGACCAGCCTCCTGGTGGATGCTGGTGGGAACACACAG CTGGCCGGCCTCTTCTCCTGTGCCATCGTCCTGTCAGTGCTGCTGTGGCTGGGGCCCTTCTTCTACTATCTGCCCAag GCTGTCCTGGCCTGCATCAACATCTCCAGCATGCGCCAGATGTTTTTCCAGATGCAGGAGCTTCCACAACTATGGCGCATCAGCCGTGTGGACTTT GCTGTGTGGATGGTCACATGGGTGGCTGTAGTGACCCTGAGTGTGGACCTGGGCTTGGCCATAGGTGTGGTCTTCTCCATGATGACTGTGGTCTGCCGCACCCAGAG GGTGCGGTGCCTGGCACTTGGACTGGCTGAGGGGACGGAGCTCTACAGGCCACTCAGAGAGAACCACAAG CTCCTCCAGGTCCCGGGGCTCTGCATCCTGAGCTATCCAACACCGCTCTACTTTGGGACCCGTGGGCAGTTTCGGCACAACCTGGAGTGGCATCTGGGGCTTGGAGAAGGAGGCAAG GAGACTCCAAAGACAGATGGCCCGCCTGATGCAG TTGCTGAGCCTGTCAGAGTGGTGGTCCTAGACTGCAGTGGCGTCACCTTTGCAGATGCTGCTGGGGCCAGAGAAGTGGTACAG CTGGCCAGCCGATGCCAAGATGCTGGGATCCATCTTCTCCTGGCTCACTGTAATG TCTCAGTGCTGGGGACACTGACCCAGGCAGGACTCCTGGACAGAGTGACCCCAGAACAGCTGTTTGTGAGTGTCCAGGATGCAGCTGCTCACGCCCTGGAGAGACTG GAGCACACTGGTCCAAAGACCTGCACAGTGTGGGTCTGA